In the Pseudomonadota bacterium genome, one interval contains:
- the ccoS gene encoding cbb3-type cytochrome oxidase assembly protein CcoS has product MEVIYFLLPVAIVMSATGLGFFIWALRGGQFDDLEGPRWRVIFDDETLTVPPSSVPAGGSVSRDGGLR; this is encoded by the coding sequence ATGGAAGTGATCTATTTCTTGCTGCCTGTTGCCATCGTGATGTCGGCAACGGGACTGGGCTTCTTCATCTGGGCCCTGCGGGGCGGACAGTTCGACGACCTCGAGGGACCGCGCTGGCGCGTCATCTTCGACGACGAGACGCTCACCGTGCCGCCTTCCAGTGTGCCTGCGGGCGGCTCGGTGTCGCGCGACGGCGGTCTGCGATGA
- a CDS encoding sulfite exporter TauE/SafE family protein encodes MNGLELGALALLGLVGSTHCLAMCGAFTLCLDRRSSRAAIFYQGARALSYVVLGAILGAFGAHLRTSWNETAGKAVLICAGGCMIVLGLAQAGVLRLPALASARPPRVLVRLLSARSDAAALGLGLLTGLLPCPLLYAALLRSTVASSPLDGAAGMAAFFAGTLPMMAGVSALNGWLGRHGRHWWPRAVLVVTLVLGCITLYGAVEVGAGSRSGCSHCGH; translated from the coding sequence ATGAACGGCTTGGAGCTGGGCGCCCTGGCGCTGCTCGGGCTTGTCGGAAGCACCCACTGCCTGGCCATGTGCGGGGCGTTCACGCTCTGCCTCGATCGACGCAGCAGCCGTGCCGCGATCTTCTATCAGGGGGCGCGCGCGCTCTCGTATGTCGTGCTGGGCGCGATCCTGGGAGCCTTTGGTGCGCACCTGCGAACCTCCTGGAACGAGACGGCCGGGAAGGCTGTCCTGATCTGCGCGGGGGGGTGCATGATCGTGCTCGGGCTGGCCCAGGCCGGTGTCTTGCGGCTGCCCGCACTGGCCAGCGCTCGGCCTCCTCGGGTGCTCGTAAGGCTGCTTTCTGCACGGTCGGACGCCGCGGCCCTGGGGCTCGGCCTGCTCACCGGGCTGCTGCCCTGCCCCTTGCTCTATGCCGCGCTGCTCCGGTCTACCGTGGCTTCGTCACCGCTCGACGGCGCCGCGGGGATGGCCGCGTTCTTCGCGGGTACGCTGCCAATGATGGCGGGGGTCTCGGCCCTCAACGGTTGGCTCGGTCGTCATGGGCGTCACTGGTGGCCGCGCGCCGTGCTCGTGGTCACGCTGGTCCTCGGTTGCATCACGTTGTACGGTGCTGTCGAGGTCGGCGCCGGAAGCCGCTCGGGGTGTTCGCACTGCGGCCATTGA
- a CDS encoding hemerythrin domain-containing protein — protein sequence MRLLERHMEAVLLLDFSRASELLRHFGHEMRRHIEAEETVILPVFGDRAGPVPGCTSDVFLAEHRKMLSMIDDGLAVLSTKSPTPREALTYLDKAFTLKHLVEHHDRREENLLYPWMDRITTSGERGALLRRFIEMNGPLLEPYAVSETAQPPQCPLVGPS from the coding sequence ATGCGCCTGCTTGAGCGCCACATGGAAGCGGTTCTGCTCCTCGATTTCAGTCGTGCCAGCGAGCTGCTGAGGCACTTCGGCCACGAGATGCGTCGTCACATCGAGGCAGAGGAGACCGTGATCCTGCCGGTGTTCGGGGATCGGGCGGGTCCTGTTCCAGGGTGTACGTCGGATGTCTTCCTGGCCGAGCATCGCAAGATGCTCTCGATGATCGATGACGGCCTGGCCGTGCTCTCCACCAAGAGCCCCACGCCGCGCGAGGCGCTGACCTATCTCGACAAGGCTTTCACGTTGAAGCATCTCGTGGAGCACCACGATCGGCGTGAGGAGAACCTGCTCTACCCTTGGATGGACCGCATCACCACGAGCGGGGAGAGAGGCGCGCTACTGCGTCGCTTCATCGAGATGAATGGCCCGCTCCTCGAGCCCTACGCTGTCTCCGAAACGGCGCAACCGCCGCAGTGTCCCCTGGTGGGACCGTCTTGA